One window from the genome of Pseudomonas fluorescens encodes:
- a CDS encoding YcgN family cysteine cluster protein, whose protein sequence is MAAKVEPFWIRKTLDQLDTQEWESLCDGCGLCCLQKLEDEDDNSVYYTRIACKLLDLKTCQCTDYPNRREFVPDCIQLTPGKADEFKWLPPTCGYRLVSEGKDLPLWHHLVCGDREAVHHERISQSGRMLAEGSVPEDDWEDHLIFRAG, encoded by the coding sequence ATGGCCGCCAAAGTCGAACCGTTCTGGATACGCAAAACCCTCGATCAGCTCGATACACAGGAGTGGGAATCGCTGTGCGACGGCTGTGGCCTGTGCTGCCTGCAAAAGCTCGAAGATGAAGACGACAACAGCGTCTACTACACACGCATCGCCTGCAAACTGCTGGACCTGAAAACCTGCCAGTGCACCGACTACCCTAATCGCCGTGAGTTCGTGCCCGATTGCATCCAGCTCACACCGGGCAAGGCCGATGAGTTCAAATGGCTGCCGCCCACCTGCGGTTATCGGCTGGTCAGCGAAGGCAAGGACTTGCCGTTGTGGCACCACCTGGTCTGCGGTGATCGAGAGGCCGTGCACCACGAACGCATTTCCCAGTCCGGGCGCATGCTGGCCGAAGGCAGCGTGCCGGAAGACGATTGGGAAGATCATCTGATTTTCCGCGCCGGCTGA